The window ACCGACGGTTGCATGAATGAGGGCCACATTGGTTGTGATTTCTTGTAGGTAGAACTCCCACGTTGAGCCACCTGAAACCAGAATTTCAGAAATATTGTGCGTATCAAGGCCTTTGTTAACACCAACAATGATGGGTGTACCAACGGCACCGAACGATACAGGGGTAGATTGAATCATCATCCCCATTAAAACTGCAGCTAATGCGGGAAAACCGATGGCAACTAAAAGAGGGGCAGCAATAGCAGCAGGTGTACCAAAACCAGATGCACCTTCAATGAACGAACCAAAACACCAAGCAATGATAATTGCTTGGACTCGGCGGTCGGCAGAGATATCGGTGAATCCATTTCGGATGACACTGATAGCACCAGTATGTTTCAGCGTATTGAGTAAGAAAATAGCGCCGAAGACGATCCATAGAACCGCAACGGTTATTGTTAAACCTTGTAAGGATGAGGCAATGACACGCGTTGGAGACATATCCCAACAAAATAGTGCCACAACAACTGTCAGCGCAAAGGCGACAGGCATGGCACGTTTTGCTGGCCAGTTCAGGCCGACCAGCAACACGGCTGAGACCATTATTGGTGAAAATGCGATTAACGCGAGTAGGGTATCATTCATGATTGTGTTTCCTTCCTTCGTACAGCTGTTGTGTCGTAATTGGTATGTTTAAAACAGAGTGAAATTCGTTTATCGTTATTTTTATTTGTTACTACATTGTATGTCCACACGCACCTTTCTGCGGGGCTCCTTGTAATTCATTTGTTAACTTAATGTAACGTTACTCCTTTCTTTTTTTTCAATATAGAGAAATAATGAAAAAGATTATTTCCAAAAGTGGATTAATGATGGCGAAAACAGACGACCTTATCCTGTTTGCTCAGGTGGTAGAACAGGGTTCTTTTAGTAAAGTTGCAGAGCTTAATTCCCTTACAAACTCAGTGGTTAGCAAGCGTATTGCGCGGTTGGAAGCAGACCTTGGTGTGCAGCTTTTGTATCGAACGACACGTAAATTAACGGTCAGTGAAGCAGGGAAAGTACTTTATCAAGGTGCGAAAAATGTGAAGCAGGCAGCGGTAGAAGCTATTGACGCGGTGTATGGATACGGTGAGAGCGTTACAGGGCACGTAAAAATGTCGGTGCCTACTATCTCGGGTGATTTATTGTTAGCTGATGCGGTTGCTGAATTTTGCAGTATGCATCCTGGATTAACTGTTGATATGTCGCTTGAGAATTTATTTGTTGATCTTGTTGAAGATGGTTATGACTTGGTGATACGAACAGGATACTTAGAAGATTCAAGCTTAATTGCACGCCATATTCTCGATTCACAATGGGTGATTTGCGCAGCGCCTGCTTATATCGCTAGTGTGGGTAAACCGATGACACCAGAAGACTTGGTTACTCATAATTGCCTGCAATACGCCTATCAAACAACAGGGGCATCTGAATGGGAATTCAAAGGGGATAGCGGCAACTATATCGTCAAAGTCGCGGGTAATTTTTCAACCGATAATGCCGCGGCGTTACGAAAAGCGGCATTAGGCGGTTATGGCTTGGCTTATGTTCCTCGCTGTTTGGTCTACCAAGATTTTTTAAAAGGCGACCTAATTGATGTTTTTCCTAAACGCGTAGGTAAAAAGCTCGGTATATATGCTGTTTATCCGTTTACACGCCAGCCACCTCGGAAAATTCGTTTGCTTATCGAACACATCAGAGAGCGATATTTAGCCATGCGTGAGTGCTTTTAATTGCTTTGATTACAAAAAGTTAAACTAAATACGTTTAGTTGAATAATATGTCAGAGAATTTTACTTCTCGTGTGTCATTAAAACGGGATTTGAAACAGCCTTGTTTAAGAGAATCACAATAAACGCCATTACTGAGTGAATAACGCGTTGTGTCGAAGTTTTTGGTGCCGATAGAGTCGATCACTTTCATTATCTCTTTTTGGGCTTCATCTCCTAAGTATTCTTGGGTAAATGCCATAGAGATACCGAATGAATCAACACAAAACCCCGCTTTTTTATCACATATTACGCCTTTGTATGGTGAGTAGATGTGGGGTGTTAATTCAGTCGTCACTGCCGAGACTGAACCAGACAATATCGTTAATAAGGCTAAGGTAACAAGCTGCTTAATTCGGATTGAATGCAAATGGATGGTATTCATGGTGCTTCGCTTTTTGGTAGTAAATGGACACATAAATTAAGCGTAGCAGTTGATGATAATTTTCATATCTTGATAGCGTGACATCAATGTTAATTGAAAGATTGTGTAAAAATAATTTGTATGACGTTTTATTGGTACTATACCCAAGCATCTTGAGGTGACTTGGGTATACACTGATATAACACACTGTTAGTGAACGAAGTGATCCATTGAATGTCATTCATTGTTATGGACTTCAGTTAGTGGTTATGTATTTTATTATGGTGAATTAATAGGTGAAAGAATGAATTGGTATTTAGCTGTTTTAAAGAAATATGCTGTGTTTCAAGGACGAGCAAGAAGACAAGAGTATTGGTACTTCTTTCTATTTAATATTGTGATTGCGATTGCTCTTGGTATGCTTGATGGTATTTTAGATACCCCAGGGACCCCTGAGTCAGGACTTCTTAGTACTTTGTATTCTTTGGCTATTTTAGTGCCAAGTATCGCTGTTGGTGTACGTCGGTTACATGATTCTGGTCGTAAAGGCTGGTGGATGCTAATTGGTTTGTTGCCTTTAATTGGCGCATTAGTATTGTTGTATTTCTTCATTCAAGATAGCCAGCCAGGTTCTAATGAATATGGCGCAAACCCTAAAGAAAATAATAATGAAAGTGGTCAAATTAGCATGTAGCTTGGGTATAAGACTGTTAGTTTACGTGATTTCGTTATCAAACTGATAGAATCAAAAAGCCCGAATATCTTGAAATAGTATATTCGGGCTTTGTGTATTCTTAGCAAAAGTTTTTTAGTGATAATAGTTTTACTTTTAAAAATCAGCTTGTTGCTGGTGTGCTGTTTCAATTGTCGCCATTGGTTAGCCATTAAAACGAATCAGCGTCGAATCGAGCAAATCTAGCTTCTGTTATAGAGCAGTTAGTTATCTGCATTAGCTCAGCAAGCGTGATATTTGAATTCTGTATAACGAGTCTTTTTAATTTATCTTCTATTCGTTCTAGCTTGTCGTTGTATGTAGTGAGTCTTTCGTCGATTTTTCGTATTAGAAATTGCATGGCTTCAGGCTCAGAGAGTCGCAGCCTTTCAGACAGTTTTTTAAATGAATGTTCATCGCCAACTACTTGCCAATTTCTAGAACGTCGAATTCGTTTGATTTCACAATCACACTCAAGGGCAACGAGTTTTGCCTTTTTTGTGTTGTCTGAGCCCATTCGATGAATTAACGAGGGTAGGAGGGTCGTTATGGTTTTATCTGTCATCTGCCCAATATTGCATGTTATTCAGCGAAAAATCCAATAAATCCTTTGCTCAATTAGTGTCTAGATTCAAGATCGTATATAGCGCCAAACCCGCATTCACCACAGCAGTACCTGCAATTGCACTAGCCGCAAAACTACTCGATTCAATAAACATCTCTCGCTCACAGTTACCACCAGCTTTATAGCTATTTGTCCGCCTTAACAACTTGATAATAAATATCTAATTAGTAAATACTCCTAGCAAATCTAGCAGCATCAAACTAAAAAACATTAGACCTGAAACCATCCAACATAAAAAAAACACACCACCTAAAAAGCGATCTAACTTATTTGTATGCTTTAATACGAGGGTTGAATTAGCATACATAAAAGATAAAGGGCTGTTTTCAAACCTTTTACTCCATGCTCGCGGGAGGGCTATCGCCTTAGCTACATTTAATATATCCCAACCACTGACTAACTCACTACCCAAAGCCTCTTTTGTTTTAGGGTTTTTCCTAAGTTTCCGTACAGTGATTTGCCCAAAAAGTACAAATAGGATGATTGCAAAAAAACCAATAATAGCAGCTATAGCTAAGAGTAATGAAAACATGATTACTTCAACCAATTCATGATATCATCATACCAATCACCACTATTGCTCTTAAGCTTATTATTCGTCCAGATAGATGTACCTGCTGCCGTCCCTGCAACAGCCAAACCACCAACAACTAGCCCCATCCAACCAAAAGGTGTTGCAAAGACAAGGAGCGCTAAACCCGCATTCACCACCGTAGTACCTGCAATTGCACTAGCCGCAAAACGACTCGATTCAATAAACATCTTTCGTTCCCAGTTACTGCCTGCTTTAATAACTATTGTGGATATTGCCCACACGGCTGCCATTATGTCTAGTTTTGCTTTATGTCATATCCTACTCAGAAAAAAAGCCGAAAGAATCTAATGCGATTAACAATAAGCTAGAAAAACCACTGACAAGCCAACATAAAAAAAACATAGCACTTAACAGGCGATCAAACTTGGTTGTATGCTCAAATAACAAATCTGAATTTGCATACATAAATGAAAGTGCACTATTTTCTAGTTTTTTACTCCAAGACCTCGGAAGAGATAAGGCTTTTGCAACATTAAGAATATCCCAACCGCTAACCAACTCCCCCCCAAGCACATCTTTTGTTTTTGGATTTTTTCGTAATTTGCGAACCGTAACTTGCCCAAATACAACGAACAATATACCCGTCACCATTGAACTTAAAATTATAACCATAACAATTATTGTAGTCGGTTTCATAAGCGGCTTAACTCTTTAGTAATAATATCGTAAGCATCACCACTATTATTTTTAATATAATTATTAGTTATAATAGAAGCTACAGCAGCAGTACCTGCAATAGCCAAACCACCTACAACAAGTCCCATCCAACCTGCTGGCGTTGCAAAAACAAGAAGAGCTAAGCCAGTATCAACAACTAAAGTCCCAGCCATTGCACTAGCGGCGAAACTGGAAGATTCAATAAACATCTCTCGCTCCCAGTTACCACCAGCTTTATAGCTATTATGAATATTGCCCACACGGCTACCAAAGTCGATAACAGCAAGGCCATTGCCTAAGAATTTTGCGTGCTTAGTAAATTTAACAATATTGTTAGCTTGAACTGGCGTGATAACATCTAATTTTGCAATGTTTCTACTACTTCTTGCTATATTTGCGCCTCTATCAAAATTGGCCAGTGGCGTACCACGATTAGATTTAACTTGACTGGTTACCACTTTAATTTCGTGTTTAAAGCTATTCTGCATTTTATCAAACGCTATCTTGGCTTTTTGTTTGGCGGCAACTTTTAAGGTAGATTTGGTTTTTGTGGCCAGCCTGTATTCCATTAAGGCTGATTGATAGTTTTTAACCGAGCCAACCAAACCCTCCATTCTATTGGCGTAAACACTGGTTGATGCGCCCATTAACCCCACATTATACTCTTGTAATTGAGCGCTAATAGATGATAGGGCAATCAGATTGTCACCACCAAAAGACAACGCTAAATTGGTAAGGTTTTGTGTAATTGCGGAATTAGATAATTTTGCCAGCGTAGTCGCCCCAATAGCAGAATTACCACCTTTTAATAAATAAGGAGTATTAGCGAGAATCATATCAGGATTAGCACAAGTAAGAGATGAAGCTAGCTCTATGTCAATACCACACTCATTTTTAAACGTTTTGGCACTAAAAGTGCGATTACATAAAATTATCCCGCTCATTTGCTTTTTAAATTCCTTTTAAAATTTGAGTTATGCTCTACACGTTGATTTAGCGGTTTATCTTACAATTGAAAGATAAACAGACAAAAATATCAGTTTCAATATTTGCGATTGAAACCTCTTTTATGTAAGACAGCTCTATTGTTCTCGCTGTTTTTTAAGGTGGTTGTCAACATCATGAGAATACGTAACGATGAAGAAAGAATGCGTTCAGCTCTAGTTGAAGGGGGCAATGATCGTCTAAAGATCATCGTAAAGCAGGCGTATAAATACCGATATTGGACGTTTTTCGGATGAATTAAATTAAAAACCGAGACTACTATAATAATAGCCCCGTATCTTAGCTATTTTAATGTGGAAATTGCTACGTACTTTACATTTTCGCAAATTTATAAGTGCGGTACCCACCGATAAGGTTTCGTGCTTTAAAGCCATTGTTGACCAATTGACGATAAGCAACGTTACCGCGTAACCCAACCTGACAGTAAATAACGATTTCTTTATCTTTTGGTAGTTCGTGCATGCGCTGACGAAGTTCATCGACAGGAATATTGAGCGTGCCTTCAATGTAGCCACCGTTCTCTAATTCCCCAGGATTGCGTACATCAAGCAGCACTTGGTCATCCGTTAGGTTGTCTATCTCATCAAAGTGGATGGGTGTAGCGTCTCCCTTGATGATGTTATTGGCAACAAAGGCAGCTTGGTTGATAACATCTTTTGCGCTGCCATAGGGGGGCGCATAAGTCAGCTCTAAGTGTTGAAGTTGTTCAACCGTCATACCTGCACGCTGCGCAACGGCCATGATATCAATACGTTTATCGACACCATCTTTACCTGCTGCTTGCGCACCGAAAATCTTGCCTGATTTAGGGTCAAACAACATCTTGAACGAAACAATTTCTGCTCCAGGGTAATAGCTGGCGTGGCTCGCGGTGTGTACGTAGACTTTTTCATAATCAACGCCATCACGTTTAAGCTGCTTCTCGTTCTTGCCTGTAGCTGCGATAGCTAAATCGAAAATCTTACAAATCGCAGTGCCTTGTGTGCCTTGGTAGCTTTCATTACGACCAAGCATGTTGTCTGCCGCCATCCGACCTTGCCGATTCGCTGGGCCCGCAAGAGGCACAATTGTTTGGTTGCCTGTAACGAAATCGGCTTCTTCAATTGCATCGCCTACAGCATAGATTGCTGGATCGCTGGTCTGCATGCTTGGCGTTGTCCAAATGCCCCCTAACTCACCAATTTTAAGCCCAGCCTCAGAAGCAAGTGTCGTTTCAGGACGAACGCCAATCGCCATAATAAGAAGGTCAGTTTCTAGAGATTCACTGTTGCTGAGCGATAAGTTCAAATGCCCACTAATGTGTTGATGCTCGGTGCTTTCACCAGACTCAAAACTGGCAATGTGCGTCTCTGGTACATATTCAACGCCAGAGAGGGCAATACCAAGGCGCAGATCAATGCCGTGATCACGGATTTCGGCATGCGCAAAGCCAGCCATTTCTTTATCAACAGGCGTCATTACTTGGTCGGCAAGTTCTAGCAATGTGGTTTTAATGCCACGCTGGTGGAACGCTTCCATCATTTCTAAACCGATGAACCCACCACCTACAACCGTAGCGTGTTCAACGTTATTGGTTTCAATCGTCTGAAGGATGCGATCCATATCAGGAATATTACGCAGAGAATACGTTAACGGATTTTTCACGCCAGGAATAGGTGGAACGATAGGGCCAGCACCAGGGCTTAGCAATAAAAAATCGTAACGTTCAGTGTATTCGTTTCCGTCTAATAGATTCTTAACGGTCACTGTTTTTTCATTACGGTTAATGTTCACGACTTCGTTCATCACGCGAACATCAACATTAAAACGAGCCAAGAAACTTTCAGGTGTCTGTAGTAATAGTTTGCTGCGATCCTGAATGTCGCCGCCAATATGATACGGTAAACCACAGTTAGCAAACGATACGAACTCGCCTCGTTCGAACATGATGATTTCGGCATCTTCACTCAAACGACGTGCTCTAGCTGCTGCTGAAGCACCACCTGCAACGCCTCCGACGATAAGAATTTTAGTCATCTATTACTTCCTTTCAATGCATCTTGAGGTAGCTTGGGTATAAGCTATTCCATTTGTATTGTAAGATACTATAAACAATTAATTAGTAAAAGCTAATAAAATACATACTTTATTAGCTAGGGCTAAATTACCGTTGACTAATGTTTATAATTTAGTAATCTCTAATTAACGAAATCCATGTTTGATTAGGAAAGAAAACATATGACATTTGAAATCCCATGGGATGCATTACGTGGCGGTATGTTACTTGGGCTAGCCGCAGCGTTGTTATTAATAATGAATGGAAGAATCGCAGGCATAAGTGGCATTGTTTCTGGGTTACTTAAACCCGTTAAAGGTGAAGTGTCGTGGCGGTTTCTTTTTGTTCTAGGCATGGTGATGAGTGGGGCACTGGCACCTTTACTTGGCTTTAACGTACCGGAATCGCTACCTGTCACATCAGTATTTTGGGTTGCGTTGGCTGGGTTACTTGTCGGTATTGGCACGAAGCTTGGTAACGGTTGTACAAGTGGGCATGGGATTTGTGGAATGGGGCGTTTATCTAAACGTTCGATTGTTGCGACTTGTGTCTTTATGGCCGTTGCGTTTGTGACGGTATTTGTCCGTTTACATCTTTTATAAGAGCATGATGAATATGAATCTATTATCTAAGGTGATTGCACTTATAGCGGGGCTGCTGTTTGGATTAGGCATGATGATGTCTGGAATGGTTGATCCCACTAAAGTAATTGGCTTTCTTGATATTGCGGGTGATTGGGATCCTAGCTTAGCATTCGTGATGGGTGGGGCATTGTTAGTGTTTACGCCAATTTACTTGTTAGTGATTAAAAAGCGTGAAAAGCCTGTGTGTAGCCGTGAGTTTCAAATCAGTTCAAATAATACGGTTGATAAGCGTTTAATCAGTGGTGCGGCATTATTTGGTTTAGGGTGGGGTATTGCAGGCATTTGTCCAGGACCTGCCGTTACGTCGGTTTCTGCGTTGAATAGTTCGATGTTGTTATTTATTGCTTTTATGCTGGCGGGTATGTGGTTGGGCATTAAAATTGATGAAAAACGTTCTGCGCTAGCGTAACTTTTCTTGCTTGGGTATAAGCTAGACAGATTAATCTCTTATGAAGAGGGTACGTTGCTAATTACGATGTTTCACTATGTTAGGTTATTCGGTCAGTAATTTAATAAGTAATTAGCAGCGTTTGATTATGTTATTGAGTTAGCCATGCTTCGGCATTTTCAGTGTCATTGGGTGGAAAGCCTTTAATGTCTAATCCTGGAAATAACATACCTTCTAGTTCACTGATTTTTCGTATCCATTGTTGTTCGGCAAGTACTGCCACTTTTTTAAATTTACGTGTGTGGCGAAAAAGTTCAGGCAAACGAGTGAGTTCTACACCTATAGCACTGAGTGTCGGAAAATCGAATTCGTGAATGGTGTATAGCATAGTGCCATTTTCTACATCTTTGGTCTTATCCACGAATTCATCTAATAGTGCTTTCATTTCTTCGCTATCAAGTTTGCCGCCGAATGACATATCAATACGATTGTCACCACATTGCGTTATTTCAAACATACGTACCTCAACTACAGTTGTTAACCAACTGTACTCATTTTAGTGCACGTTTACCGATTTTAAGATAATAAATAAAGAAAAAGCCGAAAACATATTCTTCTATACTCATCTAGCAAGTATCTAAAAACGGTTATCGGCTTTTATGCTTTGTTAAAAAAAGAGTTTATAAACCTGCTACTTTGGCTATTGGAGCAACTCGCATTTCAGAGTATTCGTCATGGATACTTTTTTCTGGTGCAAACCATGACAATTTATGAGTAAGCTGTGTAACACTGCCAATGATAATTAATGCTGGGCTTTCTGCATGTTCAGCAATAATGTCTAATGTTTGAAGTGAGCAAGGTAGTACACGTTGCTGCTTGCTTGTACCACGTTCAACAATAGCAACAGGTGTAGAAGGTGACATGCCGTTAGCTTCTAATCGACGACGAATTTCACCGCTTTGGCTTAATCCCATGTAGAACACTAAGGTATGGTTTGAACGGGCTAATGAGGCCCAATCAATATGCTCTTTTTCTGATTTCAGGTGGCCCGTTATAAATTGTACACTTTGCGCGTGATCACGGTGAGTCAGAGGAATACCAGCATAAGCCGCACAACCCGCCGCAGCCGTAATACCGGGTACCACTTCAAATGGAACTTGGTGTGGCAGTAATGCTTCTAGTTCTTCACCGCCACGACCAAATATAAATGGGTCGCCGCCTTTTAGGCGAACCACCAATTTACCTTTTAATGCATGCTCAACTAAAATCTGGTTAATACCCTCTTGCGGTACACAATGGTGTCCTGCACGTTTTCCCACAAAGACTAATTCAGTGCTTTCTGGCGCGAGTGCCACAATATCGTTAGAGACAAGTCGGTCATACACGATAACATCGGCTTGTTGAATAAGACGCAGCGCTTTCACGGTTAGCAAATCAGGATCGCCCGGCCCTGCACCAACAAGTACGACTTTACCGAGTTGAGTGTTATCACGTTTCTGATTCACTACTTGGTTTAGTTTACTTACTGTATTGATAGTTGCCATTGTATGCTTACTCCGCGTCATTATTCGGTATGTTCAGTCTGGTATTAAGCTGTTTGGGTCACGTTGTTAGTCAGTTCTTTTTTTGCAGAAGCAAGCAAAGGACGTTGCGCTTTGGGTGTAGAAAACCAGTAACCCAAGCCTACAAAGACAACACCAGAAATCGTATTACCCACAGTTACCCAAAGTAGATTGTGACCAATGCCTGCTAATGTGAAGGCTTCTTTATGTTCACCAAAGTAAGACAGAGCAAAAATAGTCATGTTAGCCACAGAGTGTTCGAAACCTGATGCGATGAAGGCAAGCAAACACCACCAGATAGCGATGAATTTTGATGAACCTTCAACACGCTGGCACATCCAAATAGCCAGACAAACTAGCCAATTACATAGAATACCTTTAAACAAAAGTACCGACGCTGGGGCGGCTGTTTTTGCCATCGCCACGTTGTTTAATAAGCTGTTGCTATCAGGTAATAATTTACCGCCGCCAGCATAGAAGAACAGTAGGGCAACACCGACAGAGCCAATTAAATTACCCATCCACGTTTGAGGTAGTACGCGTAAGGTATCTGCAACAGTGATTTGACCTGTTTTTACACCAAAAGTAAGGAACATAGTGTGTCCGGTGTATAGCTCAGAGCCAGCGATAATAACGAGTGTTAAAGCAATACCAAATGTACTACCCATTACCAGTGAACGGATTGATGGATCAACCATATTCCCTAATGTGAAAATCAGAATAATACCTAAACCAACATAAGCACCTGCCATGGCAGAGCTTAGCCAAAATCCAAATTTATCCTTATCTGCGAAATCGACGATACGTGCAGCGGTAGCTGAACATTTCTTGATTGTATCTGCGTACATGTAGTTCTTCCTTAAGTTAAATCGAAATCTTTTTGGAATAGATAAAAGAGGTATCCTTACTCATTCCAAAAAGCAGGGAATCCAAAACAACTGGAGATGCTGAATTCCCTGAATGATGTTTCTAACTATTCTATGCTGCGACTTGAACGTCGCCGTTTTCTACTTGTATCTGGTAGCTTTTTACTGAAACGTCAGCGTTTTCTAAACAACGCCCATCTTTTAAAGCGAATCGCTGTTTTTTCAATGGACTAGCAACCCAGAGTTCACCATCATGTTCACAGATTAAACCGCGAGATAGCACGTTTGAGCGTGCAAATGGGTCCATGTTGTCGATGGCAAAAAGTTCTTCTGACGCGTATGGGCGAAAGATAGCAACTTGCTCGCCTTCAACAAGGGCACATACCCCTGTGCCTGGCATCAAGTCGTCAATTGCACATACTGAAATCCACTGGCTCATACTTTTTCCTCCAATGAAATAGTGTAGATTGGCGCTTTTTCATTTTCAGTTGCAGGGCGATGTTGTTCACGCTCTGGAACGAAGGTGACATTGCTGTCACGCTCTGAAGAGTTAATGAAATGGTTGAAACGTTTCAATTGATTGTCATCTTCAAGTGTTGTTGTCCACTCACACTGGAAGCTTGCAATCAGTTTCTCAACATCGTTTTCAAGTTGTGCATTGATGCCTAACTTGTCGTTGATGATCACATCACGCAGGTATTCGATACCGCCTTCTAAATTGTCTAGCCATACCGATGTACGCTGTACCTTATCGGCAGTACGGATATAGAACATCATGTAGCGGTCTATGTATTTAATTAGCGTGTCTTTATCAAGGTCGGCAGCTAACAAATCAGCATGACGAGGCTTCATACCACCGTTACCACCCACATACATATTCCAACCAGCATCCGTTGCAATGATACCGAGGTCTTTACCTTGTGCTTCAGCACATTCACGAGTACAGCCCGATACACCGAACTTCATTTTGTGTGGTGTACGAATACCTTTGTAGCGATTTTCTAGAGCAACACCTAGAGCTGTACTGTCTTGAACACCAAAGCGACACCAAGTGCTACCTACGCATGTTTTTGCCATGCGAAGGGCTTTTGCATACGCTTGACCTGTTTCAAAACCAGCAGCAATCAATTTTTCCCAAATAGCAGGAAGGTCATCTTTGTGTGCACCGAATAAGCCAATACGCTGTGCACCTGTAATTTTGGTGTACAAGTTGTAGTCGTTAGCCACTTGAGCAATGGCAAGTAATGCTACTGGTGTAACTTCGCCTCCCGCCATACGCGGAATAACAGAGTATGTACCGTCTTTTTGCATGTTGCCAAGGAAGATATCGTTGGTATCTTGCAGTTGCGTATTGTCTTTAGTTAGAACGTAATCGTTCCAGCTAGACGCAAGAATAGAGCCGACGGTTGGCTTACAAACTTCACAGCCGTAGCCTTTACCGTATTTCTTTAATAATTCGTCGAATGATTTGATTTCTTCAACACGAATTAGGTGGAATAGCTCTTGGCGAGAATATTCAAAGTGCTCACATAAGTGATTTTTAACTTCGATACCGGCTTTTGCTAGCTCAGCATTCAGTACTTGTGTAATCAGTGGAATACAACCACCACAACCCGTACCCGCACCCGTTACAGCTTTAATTTCACCTAATGTTGTATGGCCATCTGCAACCGCGGTTGCAATCTTGCCTTTAGTCACATCGAAACATGAACAGATAACCGCTGTTTCAGGTAACGAGTCTGCACCCATTGATGGCTTTTCTGCACCAGCGTGGGCAGGCAAAATCAATGTATCTGGATGCTTAGGCAGATCCATATCATTAAGCTTAAGTTGCAGTAGATTACCGTAATCGGATGTATCGCCGACTAATACCGCGCCTAATAACTTTTTACCGTCTTCAGAAACGATGATGCGTTTATACACTTCTTCGTTTTCATCAAGGTAAACGTAGCTCTTACAGTTAGGTGTACGACCATTCGCATCGCCAATACTGCCTACTTTTACGCCAAGCAATTTTAGCTTCGCGCTCATGTCTGCGCCTTCGAATGTTTTGTCTTCACCAATAAGG is drawn from Photobacterium profundum SS9 and contains these coding sequences:
- the nirC gene encoding nitrite transporter NirC yields the protein MYADTIKKCSATAARIVDFADKDKFGFWLSSAMAGAYVGLGIILIFTLGNMVDPSIRSLVMGSTFGIALTLVIIAGSELYTGHTMFLTFGVKTGQITVADTLRVLPQTWMGNLIGSVGVALLFFYAGGGKLLPDSNSLLNNVAMAKTAAPASVLLFKGILCNWLVCLAIWMCQRVEGSSKFIAIWWCLLAFIASGFEHSVANMTIFALSYFGEHKEAFTLAGIGHNLLWVTVGNTISGVVFVGLGYWFSTPKAQRPLLASAKKELTNNVTQTA
- the nirD gene encoding nitrite reductase small subunit NirD produces the protein MSQWISVCAIDDLMPGTGVCALVEGEQVAIFRPYASEELFAIDNMDPFARSNVLSRGLICEHDGELWVASPLKKQRFALKDGRCLENADVSVKSYQIQVENGDVQVAA
- the nirB gene encoding nitrite reductase large subunit NirB; its protein translation is MSKVRLAIIGNGMVGHRYIEELVDKADMENFEVTVFCEEPRIAYDRVHLSSYFSHHTADELSLVKEGFYEKHGINVLIGERAITINRAQKVIHSNTGREIRYDKLIMATGSYPWVPPIKGNEGKDCFVYRTIEDLKTIEATAKRSKSGVVVGGGLLGLEAAGALKALGVETHVIEFAPVLMAEQLDRQGGEQLRNKIEKLGVKVHTGKNTKEILAEGTEARNTMNFADGTSLEVDFIVFSTGIRPQDKLAMQCGLATGRRGGIAINNTCLTSDEDVYAIGECASWNEIFYGLVAPGYKMAQVAVSHLIGEDKTFEGADMSAKLKLLGVKVGSIGDANGRTPNCKSYVYLDENEEVYKRIIVSEDGKKLLGAVLVGDTSDYGNLLQLKLNDMDLPKHPDTLILPAHAGAEKPSMGADSLPETAVICSCFDVTKGKIATAVADGHTTLGEIKAVTGAGTGCGGCIPLITQVLNAELAKAGIEVKNHLCEHFEYSRQELFHLIRVEEIKSFDELLKKYGKGYGCEVCKPTVGSILASSWNDYVLTKDNTQLQDTNDIFLGNMQKDGTYSVIPRMAGGEVTPVALLAIAQVANDYNLYTKITGAQRIGLFGAHKDDLPAIWEKLIAAGFETGQAYAKALRMAKTCVGSTWCRFGVQDSTALGVALENRYKGIRTPHKMKFGVSGCTRECAEAQGKDLGIIATDAGWNMYVGGNGGMKPRHADLLAADLDKDTLIKYIDRYMMFYIRTADKVQRTSVWLDNLEGGIEYLRDVIINDKLGINAQLENDVEKLIASFQCEWTTTLEDDNQLKRFNHFINSSERDSNVTFVPEREQHRPATENEKAPIYTISLEEKV